The Anolis sagrei isolate rAnoSag1 chromosome Y, rAnoSag1.mat, whole genome shotgun sequence genome contains a region encoding:
- the LOC132782009 gene encoding LYR motif-containing protein 1: protein MTPVSRQEVLGLYRKIFRIAKKWQSASGQMEETIKEKQYIINEAKTLFQKNKNLTDPELIKQCIEECQARVEIGLHYRIPYPRPIHLPPMGLAQQQGRAFRHQEKLRKLSKPVYLKSYDEVS, encoded by the exons ATGACGCCAGTCTCCCGTCAAGAAGTTCTTGGCCTTTACCGTAAGATATTCCGCATCGCCAAAAAATGGCAGTCGGCATCTGGGCagatggaagagaccataaaagaaaaacagtatATTATAAATGAAGCCAAAACATTATTCCAAAAGAATAAAAAT CTAACAGATCCTGAATTGATCAAACAATGTATAGAAGAGTGTCAGGCAAGAGTAGAGATCGGGCTACACTACCGCATCCCATATCCAAGGCCT ATTCACCTGCCTCCCATGGGCCTTGCTCAGCAACAAGGCCGAGCCTTTCGACATCAAGAGAAGCTGAGGAAACTCTCCAAACCGGTCTACTTGAAATCCTATGATGAAGTCTCATAA